The DNA segment CATTCGGCGTTGGCACTGCGGGCACATTATGCAAATGATATTGACTCTTGCGATTCACATTCAAATTGCCcgcctcgttgttgttggcgttgctgttgccaacgCCGCCAACGCcaccgctgctgttgttgtcgttgtgccAGAAGACTTTGATGAAACGATTGTTGAGCACCGCCTCGGTGCTGCGATAGGCAACATTCGCTTCCGCATGCGTGGAGAAGGTCACAATAGCTGCCTCGGGATCTCCCTCATATGACACTTGTATGTTAACGATTTTGCCAAACTTGGCGAAATGGTTGTTCAGATGGGCAATAGTATTCAGGCCACGCGGCACCTTGCGGAGTTCTAGCGAGCTGTTGTGCTGCTGCATATTAGGATTGACGCGGGGTCCTAGACGGCTGTTGATGGGCACTTTGCGCATTTTACTGGGCACATCGGCAATGGCCACGCTATCCTCCAGCTCGAAGCGGCGTTTGCCCATCTCGGCAGGAATGCCCCCAGCAATGCCGCCGGCACCACCATCCATCACCGGAATGGGAATAAGTTGACGTTGCAGAGGTGTTGTGACCGCTGTGGGATTGAAGGGAAATGGCATCATTGGCGGCGGTGCAGGCACCGGCGGAACCTGGCCGGGTTGGCGTGAATAATCCGCTGGATTAGGCACACCCAGCGGTGCACAGGCGCGCACATTGCCACTGAACGGATTGATACTGCTCTGACCCGGTTGAGGTGGTCCAGGCAACGGTGGTTGGCTGCCAGCTCCGGCGCCTGCTACGCCCGGCACGCCAGCTGGACCGCCTCGTGCCCAAATCTCTGGGGCATCGGGATTGTACTCGCGCATAGACATCATCAGTGCCGAATTGTTAATACCCTCAAAGACAACAGGGTTTATGCCATGGTCCCAAGGACAAGTCTCGCCCCGCACACAATAGCCCTTCTCGTCGAAGTCACGACAACGTTGACGCACTGGCGCCACAGAATGCACCACTGGCGGCGGCACTGGAACTGCAGCGCCCGCTGCAGAAGCTGAGGAACCGGCAATGGGTTCCACATTGTTGCCACGACGCGTGTTGCGTGATTCCGGGGAATTGGAGCGACTGCGCGGCGAGTGTCGTCCCTTGTTGCCTCCAAAGCGTTGACCGCGTTCATCcatgttgctattgctgttgttactgttgccaATGCGACGTCTGTcaaagctgctgttgttgctattgttgttgttattgttgttgttgcgtctATGTCGCTGATCACTAGCACCACCTGGTGGCGATTTGTTGCGAAACTGTCGCTGACTCTTTTCGCGCTCATTAACACGACGATCCCGTGAACGCGAGCGCCTAAACGAGCGATCATTGGATCGAGAGCGGGAACGTGAACGGGACCGCAAGGAAGCGCGACGGCGGCGACTATCACGCGGCTGATTCTCCTTGTCTGCGGGATAGGCACCACCAGCAGGATTGCTGCCACCGGAACTACGCATAGGCGGGCTAGCGCTGCGCACAAAGCCGCCAGCTACCgcaccgctgctgctgctgccgctgtggtgatgatgatgcgtgatctgctgttgttgatggcTGCTATAAGAGTCTTTGGTTTTGTGCTGCCAAGCAAAGttaagtttattaatataattgtctgagaaagagagataagAAAAGACTTACATCGAAGGCTGGTTTGGTGTTGTGTGTCCCTGTTGTGCTTTGTGGTGCATCTGTGGCAGTCGCTGAGACACTGTTACCTGGCATCGAAGACTGTGATTCGGACGCGGGCTCTCTACTGCTTTCGTtattctgttgctgctgattgcCATCGGGCTTTATCACATTATCTTTTGGCGGGGGTGGGGGCGGTGATGAAGCTGCAGCCAATACAGCCTCAAGATCAGCAATACCATCCAGGTCATGCTCCAATTCCAGTTCGGCAACACTAGAAGACGCCGCGGCCATGGATGCTGGCATTGGTGCGGGATTCGTTAGATACTCCTCGCTAGCAATGGCATCAAACAGGCGATCAACGAAACGTGTCGTTTCCTCAGAGAGAAACACATCCAATTGCTCGATCATGATGCGTTTGAGATCTTTATCCGATTTATCTTTTTTTCAGCAACGCAATCACGTAACGCGCCAAAGCCGAGGAGTCAGCATCGCAgctgaattaaataaatataagaaaattaaatttaatttaattcaaagtCGAATTCAAATATCGATAGTCCCATTTCGTAACTTGCGTTTGTATCGCAACTTTAGTTATCGATAATCTCGATTAATACTTACAGCGGCTCGAGCACAACGCTCAGCCAATCCTTGAGCTTATCCGAGTTCTctaatatcattttattgaatagccgcaaatgttgttgctgatcTGCCTTTGCGTTGATCTGCGTTCTTCTTCCCTTTCTcagagctgttgctgctgctgttgttgttatgtgtAGGGGggccaaaaatatacttatttttaatatgacctctgctgctgcttgcgcCGTCTCTGTCTAACCACCACTGGGCGGGGGGTTTGTTTCGAGTTTACTGCTTTTATGATATATGTACAATATTAGCTAGAATGCCTGCAAATAAACACAAGAACAACACAATAAATTGATTAGCACtgggatttttttttgggccatGAAGGTACTGTTTCTTCTTATATTATAGCTCCCTTATCATACGCACTTTATTAAAGGAAGGGCACAACtgctgtaaatattttctatcAAATTGCTTACAATTTATGTATTACTCAATTCGGTCTGATATCTGCAAAATATTGATGTAATTTTAGCAATTTGACAGCAGCTGGCTtaaacaaacatacacacacaaacgtacTTCGTTAGCGTGACAGCCCTCGCTTGTTGTATATTATTCCAATAAGAAAGTTTCTCGATTTTGCTACCCGATACTTTTGCTTGCGTACGAATGgctacacaacacacacacgcacatgcacTCATACTCTCATACACAGAAACGCACACATGCAAAGCGTACACCCAAATTTTTGCGCTCAAATTTCGCCTACTTATCGTagtttgttttagttgttaATACAGTTTTCACATACCTTATGCACTAAATTTAACTTATGCAATAGtcttttacaataaattacagtttaatatagttatttttgtatttttcactGCACTATATGCTGCGCGCAAGGTTGCTTGCTAGACGAGTTGGCTGCATatcgcacacatacactgtCTTGATAGCACACAATTATCGATATCGTTAGCGACGCTGCGTACTCGACAAAAGTAGTGCCACCTCTAATATAAACACGCGCCCAGTTGTCGTGCTTAGAttgagtttttgtttaatttcgtTTGCTCTTGAAATACTTTGGATAATGTGTAGTATTGGCGAAGATGACTTTGGTGACGAGGGTGCCACGCATGCAATGCCAACTGGTTCAACAGCAACGGGCACTGTCCTCGGCTCTGGTATTTGCAACAAGTGTGGCGTTAATTCCAATGAACTCTACAAATTAAACTTTCGTGCTGCCGAATGTCAGGATTGTTTCCTGAATTATGCCAGGCACAAGTTCCGTGCTGCTTTGGGCGCTGCTAAGTTGCTACCGCGTAATGCCGAAGTGTTGCTTCATATCGATGGCAGCGCTGAGTCTTTGGTGTTGCTAGATATGCTGCACTTTGCTCAAACTCAAAACACGTTTAAGCGACTGCATTGCAATGCCCAAGTGATCTATGTGGACATCAACGATCCGGCATGCGACCCGCTGCCATCGCTACTCGCTCTTCAGATTCGCTATGCaccttttcaattttatattgtacAACTTGGAGCTGATCCAAGTAGCGTGCGGCTGCTTCATGATTACATTGTAACCTCGGAGATTGCTGCCCCCAAGCAGCTGCGCAGTTTGACGGCTCATCAGGAttatgagcagcagcagcgcaaagCACTCATTGGCGCTGTGGCCGCTCAATTGCAATGCTCACATATATTTGAGCCAAGTATAAGCACAACGCTTGCCGCTCAACTGTTGACTTCAGTGGCTCTGGGTCGCGGCGGCAGTGTGGCTTTGGATGTTGCGCTACTGGACGACCGTCTGCCAGATGGAGTCAAGCTACTACGACCTCTCAAGGATCTCAACGAACAGGAAGTGCAATTCTATATGCATGCCAAGCTTTTGGAACCTTTCGGAAGCGGCATTCAAGAGTCATCATCATATGCCAGTCTGCAGAATCTAACTAGAGCATTTGTAGACAATCTGCAGCAGAACTATGCATCTACAGTATCCACCGTGTTTCGCACTGGTGATAAAATGGCCATCAACCAACAGACAAAAGATGAAACCCTCTCCACATGCAAACTATGCAAATCCGTTCTAGATTCGGGACTTTCGGATACGTTGCTGGCTATTGAATACTCACGGGCTGTTTCCGAGATGGGCGCGGCACTGCAGCTTAAGAATAATGTAGAGGAATTAGAGCAGAGTGCCGCAATGCGCTTGAAATCAAGCGACGAATTGTGCCACGCTTGTCGAAATATAAAAGCAGAGCTAAATAGTGATAGTTTACTGACTTTGTTTTGACAaatctatgtacatatgtatattatagaccatatgtatatatatactatagatgTAATTTATATCGCAAACAGTCTATGTAAGCTTGACCTTCGGTTAACATGAAATCTTATTGTCTTTTTAATGCTCGAACCCGATTTAGAAAATTGACAACAGTAAAGAaccacattaaaaaaaaaaaacaaatttgataactaaatttgaaaatcataaaCAATTATGTCTTTGTGAAATTTGAACagttcaattacatttattgtaTTAGCATAACTGCTAACTGAAGTTTGTTATCAAAAAATGaggctttaatttatttctttattgaaatattactGCACGGCTTGAATGCTCAATGCTGCCTATAATTTATACACAGCACTGCTCCTATAATGTGATCTGGTTTTTCCAAGTATACGTCTATTTTTTGATGTATGTGTAAAGGTtatgagcacaaaaaaaaaaaacatcaggAATTAAACCACAATGTTATACATAACGGAATTAATAGTAATTTTAGGATAACTACCTAAATGTTTACTGCCCCGTTACGCTGAATATTTACACACAAACTTTTGTGAATTACTGCCTTAATGACTGAACTGTAAAATGCATCTTAAATGGTTAGAGCTAAAAGTGGTGAAGAGTGTAAAAAGTTTTACAATTTAGCTAGCTGAGTGTTGACCAGAGCTTGAATTGGCAAATGCTCATCAACTGGTTGTATATTGCATGCCAAATCGACTCGATGAAAATCGTAAATGATATAACGATGATAGTGCTTTGCACGTCGATTAACTTCCTTAATGGAATCCGGTAATATGATTGACTCCGTATAATTTTGCGGCTGGTCCAGGTAAAGCTCATCGCCGGGCAAAACGCCAAACAAACATCCATCACAGCGGTAATAAATTGGTTGAAACAGCGTTGAACCACGACTGCTCCGTTGACTAGCAAATTGTAGCAGCTGCTTCCAATTCTGCATGTTCATGAGTCTTGCTGTCTCATAGAGCAGCATAAATGGCAGCCAAATGATGGATTCTTGTGACTGTCGCCAGCAGTCGCCTGGATGCAGCCAATGAACCGATGCCACTTCAGTGGGTTCGGGTAGCAGTGGTACATTGCTCGACTCCAAGGctgcaaaataatataccaaatcgtATTTCCTCGTTGCCGAGGCGGGAGTACGCCAAACAGACCATTCGCTTAAGGCCCAGAGATCAGGTATGACGTCTAAGTAACGGCACAGTTGCAAAAACTGTTTTGCATCTTGATGAACGCGGTGTTGCCACAGCTCACGGTCAAATGGCTGTAGCAGAACATGAGCTGCATGGGTAGTGTTCGTCAAATTCTTTACAGAACATCGGGGCTGGCAGAGAAGAATACCAACTTCCTCGAAAGCTTCACGCAGGGCAGTGAGACGCAAAGAGATGTCGCGCGTAAAATTTCGACCTTGAGTCATGAGCTCTGGTCTCTCAGAGGTTTGGGAACTATGTAGCAACTCCAGTTGGAAGTCTTGGACGCCAGAGCTGTGTAGATAATCCAACCAATCGTTGGATTCATCTGCCTCGAGGTCAAAGACGCCGCCAGGAAAGACGCAGTGATTGAGGGCAAAAGATGTGCGTTCCGTGCGCTTTATTAACAAAACCTGTTGAGTATAAATCAGAtatgtaattttgttttgtttttgttgtactttttatttcttacGCTATAATCATATTGTTCGCTGTCTGGAAATGTCTGTTTGCCAGCTAGGATTAAACTAGCCGATGGCCTATAATCCTTGATGCTTGTCATATTGTCAACTAAACTTGTCTCATCTGGTCTTTGAATCCATttcaaacaacattttttttcacCTTTGCACCCGCAAAATATCGTGAGTTCAAAACAGCTGCTCAATTTGAACTGATAACATTTGGCTTTGCAATCGATAGCTTGTGTCAGCGTGATCGATAAGCTTGTGTGACCTATCGATGTtagttgctgtttttgttatcTAAAGAGACGATGGCAAAACAAGTCACAACCAAATTACGTCAATCCGCAAGTTTGATACTCCTGGCAAAGGACAAAAACGCTGTTCCGTCTACTCCCACTTACGACTACAATGTTTGTGTATATTGATTAAATGTGTAAGATGTTGGATAAATATTTGTCTCCATTGCAGGCGCTGCTGCTCCAGAGGCAATCAAAGTCCAGTTTTATGCCGGATTCATCCGTTTTTCCTGGTGGCGTTTGTGAAGCAACCGATGCTTCACCAGCTTGGTTAAAACATTTTGAGCGCCATGATGTTGGCGCTGCTAAATTGAAAGAGTTCTGTCAGACGACACAAATTGATGCCTTGAACCCGAATGATCAGACTCTAAATACGTAAGTTGATTAGtacttatttaaatgattgaCAATACCCGATTTTTAAAGGGTTGATATTGCAACTTTGTAAGAAAAGGAAATGAATGGCACTGGAAAAAGTAATTATCGCATCTAAACTATtcatatatacttatgtagACTCAAAACTCGGGATAGTTTAGCCGAGTCGGTCTGACTGTTTTGTTAAAGGTAAAGGTAATTTGTTGCCATT comes from the Drosophila sulfurigaster albostrigata strain 15112-1811.04 chromosome 2L, ASM2355843v2, whole genome shotgun sequence genome and includes:
- the LOC133850064 gene encoding cytoplasmic tRNA 2-thiolation protein 2, producing the protein MCSIGEDDFGDEGATHAMPTGSTATGTVLGSGICNKCGVNSNELYKLNFRAAECQDCFLNYARHKFRAALGAAKLLPRNAEVLLHIDGSAESLVLLDMLHFAQTQNTFKRLHCNAQVIYVDINDPACDPLPSLLALQIRYAPFQFYIVQLGADPSSVRLLHDYIVTSEIAAPKQLRSLTAHQDYEQQQRKALIGAVAAQLQCSHIFEPSISTTLAAQLLTSVALGRGGSVALDVALLDDRLPDGVKLLRPLKDLNEQEVQFYMHAKLLEPFGSGIQESSSYASLQNLTRAFVDNLQQNYASTVSTVFRTGDKMAINQQTKDETLSTCKLCKSVLDSGLSDTLLAIEYSRAVSEMGAALQLKNNVEELEQSAAMRLKSSDELCHACRNIKAELNSDSLLTLF
- the LOC133850066 gene encoding acyl-coenzyme A diphosphatase NUDT19, yielding MTSIKDYRPSASLILAGKQTFPDSEQYDYSVLLIKRTERTSFALNHCVFPGGVFDLEADESNDWLDYLHSSGVQDFQLELLHSSQTSERPELMTQGRNFTRDISLRLTALREAFEEVGILLCQPRCSVKNLTNTTHAAHVLLQPFDRELWQHRVHQDAKQFLQLCRYLDVIPDLWALSEWSVWRTPASATRKYDLVYYFAALESSNVPLLPEPTEVASVHWLHPGDCWRQSQESIIWLPFMLLYETARLMNMQNWKQLLQFASQRSSRGSTLFQPIYYRCDGCLFGVLPGDELYLDQPQNYTESIILPDSIKEVNRRAKHYHRYIIYDFHRVDLACNIQPVDEHLPIQALVNTQLAKL
- the LOC133850063 gene encoding LOW QUALITY PROTEIN: zinc finger protein swm (The sequence of the model RefSeq protein was modified relative to this genomic sequence to represent the inferred CDS: deleted 5 bases in 3 codons): MILENSDKLKDWLSVVLEPLCDADSSALARYVIALLKKDKSDKDLKRIMIEQLDVFLSEETTRFVDRLFDAIASEEYLTNPAPMPASMAAASSSVAELELEHDLDGIADLEAVLAAASSPPPPPPKDNVIKPDGNQQQQNNESSREPASESQSSMPGNSVSATATDAPQSTTGTHNTKPAFDHKTKDSYSSHQQQQITHHHHHSGSSSSGAVAGGFVRSASPPMRSSGGSNPAGGAYPADKENQPRDSRRRRASLRSRSRSRSRSNDRSFRRSRSRDRRVNEREKSQRQFRNKSPPGGASDQRHRRNNNNNNNNSNNSSFDRRRIGNSNNSNSNMDERGQRFGGNKGRHSPRSRSNSPESRNTRRGNNVEPIAGSSASAAGAAVPVPPPVVHSVAPVRQRCRDFDEKGYCVRGETCPWDHGINPVVFEGINNSALMMSMREYNPDAPEIWARGGPAGVPGVAGAGAGSQPPLPGPPQPGQSSINPFSGNVRACAPLGVPNPADYSRQPGQVPPVPAPPPMMPFPFNPTAVTTPLQRQLIPIPVMDGGAGGIAGGIPAEMGKRRFELEDSVAIADVPSKMRKVPINSRLGPRVNPNMQQHNSSLELRKVPRGLNTIAHLNNHFAKFGKIVNIQVSYEGDPEAAIVTFSTHAEANVAYRSTEAVLNNRFIKVFWHNDNNSSGGVGGVGNSNANNNEAGNLNVNRKSQYHLHNVPAVPTPNADSAKISNNGNLTTPLGEAGSTNNNAAGITPTSSDQALASTAAPASMRLKLNTSAAAAGNAAANGAAARGLTPAANAASIRKKQEEQQKAMHQLANGLRKRKQELLQSYVKQMKTALELVERMDLQDVQRAPTLETIKVLQATIDKLRKDVHADQDQLQAQIQQQQQQQQQQLQPQAVEKTKEQQKKELLDMELELIAQQQEGNDTTAIQKRLEELQRTLSGTGGGPLGTAGGGGTKPAGGGARKRATFPEGSTRVDRRPKAIVVTGFAAEEADFVLGHFKHFGEISKHDVDREIPQLILSYATRINAEQAVLRGKIYKDKRLQISWAPVVTKPAAVPMGAPADKLASSIISPLSNASGDNPKQLMQSVSESESLLGSDTLPELRLEDEEEDEESEDRSWRR